Proteins encoded within one genomic window of Eurosta solidaginis isolate ZX-2024a chromosome 1, ASM4086904v1, whole genome shotgun sequence:
- the LOC137244073 gene encoding uncharacterized protein codes for MTHKDELNKNAAQCEEQNDGTDASQCSDAFPPQPELHDELLINIFSYLPYTDLTQARLVCRRWMVCVACKRFSKKFCLCIKEDNVQDIWKQLQARGFTTETIYSHLIYMGTDADQHEALQSILQKIGSHISSLKLRTLYLSNSLYAYFPKLERLVLEDLHVFLSELPFQLNTFRNIKGIHFVDDAVRQGSSQAVLNACLRENSTARLEELSIRVYAEHADLFLSVLRDHADTLKNLHIVYFGSSEPNSIVEKWLATFAQLKKLQKVKIYSCNTLIFEGTLKCMGGMPLRYLEVDCLKPVNPNVFQLLESCSRTLEHLAFFNFYLPKHISIPRTISTCCQNLQNLILSYTRLLDEDELCNIASNLVQLQVLVLSYCKNVVTNKSLTTIFKHLTQLRVLDLSGNNEFDLAGLTGYAEQPYSIQRLRRLEKLNLKSCQQLSNDEFLDALKFPFLRCLSFGCGIYTDFGIKILVQQCPLLEELTITYCPTLGRSALFCIAKSLPRLRVLHLLHCAPVDKSVRMLLYNECPLLTDLEISEKRSSVKTYFHQ; via the exons ATGACACACAAAGATGAACTTAATAAGAATGCAGCTCAGTGCGAGGAGCAGAATGATGGAACCG ACGCATCCCAATGCAGTGACGCGTTTCCACCACAGCCTGAGCTACATGATGAGTTGCTCATAAATATTTTCTCCTACTTACCTTATACCGACTTGACGCAGGCGCGCTTGGTTTGTCGGCGTTGGATGGTATGTGTGGCCTGTAAgcgattttcgaaaaaattctgtTTGTGCATCAAAGAGGATAATGTGCAAGATATATGGAAGCAGTTACAAGCACGCGGTTTTACTACTGAAACGATCTATAGCCATCTAATATATATGGGCACTGATGCTGATCAACACGAGGCACTACAAAGTATTCTACAAAAAATTGGTTCTCATATAAGCAGCTTAAAGCTGAGAACACTTTACCTGAGCAACAGTTTGTACGCATACTTTCCAAAACTTGAGCGGCTTGTGCTTGAAGACTTGCACGTCTTTCTTTCTGAGCTGCCATTTCAATTGAATACATTTCGCAATATAAAAGGCATACACTTCGTAGATGATGCGGTGCGACAAGGTAGCTCTCAAGCTGTACTCAATGCATGTTTACGTGAAAATAGTACAGCGCGTTTGGAGGAATTAAGTATACGTGTCTATGCAGAACACGCTGACCTCTTCTTGAGCGTGCTAAGAGATCATGCAGATACGCTGAAAAATCTGCATATTGTTTATTTCGGATCGAGTGAACCTAATTCCATTGTGGAAAAGTGGCTGGCAACTTTCGCTCAACtgaagaaattgcaaaaagtaaAAATCTATTCGTGTAATACGCTCATCTTCGAAGGAACATTAAAATGCATGGGAGGCATGCCATTACGTTACTTGGAGGTAGATTGCTTGAAGCCTGTAAATCCCAATGTATTCCAATTGCTCGAATCATGTTCACGAACTTTGGAACATTTAGCATTTTTCAATTTTTACTTACCCAAACATATATCAATTCCACGCACGATTAGCACGTGTTGCCAAAATTTGCAAAATCTCATATTGAGTTATACGCGCTTACTCGACGAGGATGAATTGTGCAATATAGCCAGCAATTTGGTGCAACTCCAAGTACTAGTCTTAAGTTATTGTaaaaatgtcgtcacaaataaatCGTTGACAACAATTTTTAAACATCTCACACAATTACGCGTGCTGGACTTAAGTGGCAATAATGAATTTGATCTCGCCGGTTTAACGGGCTACGCCGAGCAACCATACTCGATTCAACGTTTGCGTCGTTTGgagaaattaaatttgaaatcaTGTCAGCAATTATCGAATGATGAATTCTTGGATGCACTGAAGTTTCCATTTTTGCGTTGCTTAAGTTTTGGCTGTGGCATTTACACCGATTTTGGTATAAAGATTTTAGTGCAACAATGTCCGCTACTCGAAGAATTAACTATAACTTATTGCCCAACATTGGGCAGGAGTGCGCTATTTTGTATCGCCAAATCTTTGCCACGCCTACGTGTTCTACATCTTCTACATTGCGCTCCGGTGGATAAATCTGTGCGAATGTTGTTGTATAATGAGTGTCCGCTGTTGACCGATTTAGAAATTTCTGAAAAACGTTCGAGTGTTAAAACATATTTTCATCAATAG